The DNA sequence ACGCTTgtgtcaaaaaaatcaaaaccacaTACATttatattcccagcaaacacaaaacgttttcggcatcattcgcaaaaggttatgaaaggttgtcagaaaacgataatttcgggttacataaagggtataaaacgttttcataacattaaaagacattttttgataacctacttcAAATATGTTaacgtaatgttatttaagtgttgacaaaaataataggttatacaataatattttgaaaacatttttgaaatattgttgcagtgtgttttcaaacaaaacattataaaacgttttcatgacctttatattatccgacatttaatgttattaaaacgtttttatctaaaccaaaccccaaaatataacttgtttaaaacgtttttgtgtttcctGGATCTATAGTTAATTGCATTGCTCTTTAAATTCCTAAGATTCAAACGTAAATCTATCATTTGTTTATGAGGGGCAAATTTAAACTTAGATTGAACAATTTTTAACTAGTCTGaattatattaaatattttaaatcttATAGATTGATATTCAAATCCATTAGATTGcatttgtatatttttaatttaaattagtcTTGGATTGATCCACATTAATTCATAGGTACTGTCTACCGAGTGGAAAAAGGAGTGAGAGAGTGAAATGCAGGACAAcccctttttgagtggaaaatgTCCACTCTAAAATgattgaaaaaagtagtctgcatactctcaaaagagtgaatattgcctaaagaaaatgtattttctttcattttatagaGATTTCCACTCAAAAACGGGTTGTCCTGCGTCCAACTCCTTGcaagagtggaaattcactcttttacatttagagagtatgtaTACTATGTTGCCCGGCATTATGCTGATATCACTGTGAATTAATATTATTCATCTTAAATACTAACTGATATCTTATTGAATTTTAATTTGGGGAAACAGTTTTCTGGAAGCAAGTGAAGATGATATCAGAGCAACTTAAAATATCTGAAGACGAGGCCAAGGTTCGTACTACAGAATGTCCCAAATTTAAAACTCTATAATGGCATCTCTCCAGTTTTGATATAATAACATCGTTGGCAAAATAATTGGACCAATCTATTTGCTTTTAATCGACCTATAATAGGCTATAATTACTACAATAATTACTATTATGATGCTTTACATTGGtgaaataaattgttttaaataagttCTGCATCATAGTCGCCCTGTTAGCACGTTGATCATTATGATATAAATCTTGAGGTAATGATTAAATCGCTGTGTCTACTTCTTTTTGATTTTCCAGTTTAGAATCTTAGAAAAGCATCCGACGAAAGAACTTACAACGGTAGAACAAGTGGGTGCGGCTGTCAACTTCTTATGTTCTCCAGCAGCCGATAATATGACTGGAACATCGCTTGTATTAGATGGTGGTTGGACGGCGGTGTAAACCAATCAGCGGCCAGGTACCAATGCATTGGACCAATGAACTTTATCGTACGATTTGACATCGTATGTAGCTTGTATATTGGTGGTTGGACGACGGTGTAAACCAATCAGTGACCAGGTACCAATGCATTGGACCAATGAACTTGATCGTACGATTTGACATCGTGCGTATTAGACGGTGATTGGACGGTGGTGTGTAAAGCAATGAGAGCCAAGATTTCGACGTGGACCAATAAACTTGATCATACATTTTGatgtcaaaatcaaaaagaagcagGTCTTGTGGTTGGAGTGTCAACCACTTTCGACGTCTGGATTATAAAGTCACCAAGCCATTCGTGTATTACGGAGAGGGGGCATTCACACAAACATGAGTGATGTCATATACCTGCAGCGAATCTGTTAGGCATGACATAACCAAGTCTGGAATTTATAATGGTGTGGTTGAATACAACGAATGTTAAGAAATTcagagggaattccttgaaacataagtaggcctactgatcaTATTGAAAGACGTATCTTCATAATTGAAAGTAATGTTTATGATATAAAAAGGCACTTACAAGTAATGacaaattatatttgatttaaGGAGATAGCTATTTCTCCAAAAGAAAAGTATGGTATTTGCAATGCCTAAAAGTGCTGaaactattatataaatatacatgtaggctataACCGTATTTAATTGTGTACATTCTTACACAGATGTGTTGCACTTCCTTTTGAAGCAAATCTGGAAAGTAATATTCCGAAAGTCATTAAATGTCAAATGACTACATTTTGTTTACATTATTATGCATTGTGTACttgggtgatttttttttgggtgttaaGTTTACAAGTTGCTTAGAATTTAACATACACAAATAGAATACATATTTTATATTCGCTACAGACCTTGCTGAACAACCCggcaaacgcaaaacgttttcgTAAAAGGGAAGAAAAggctgccagaaaacgtttaattgcaggttataaaggatataaaacatgctgcaaaacattgtaacatactgttatttttaaataaaagtattcacaagcagtggcgtaactagcaccccccccccccccacgggaaaacatttcaaaaagaaTATTCAAAAACACCAAATCAATACAAATCAATTAACCCTTAGTGATGCACAAACTTAATATAAATTGttgtactgatttaaacttattTTTATCAATTGGCTAGACCATATTATGCATCATCATAAATTTGATCACCTGATTTTGTGGGTCATGCATATGACATCTATTTTTAGGCCCTACTCAAAAATTTTGGTTTTTCTTTTGGTTTTTACCACGATTTGAGcaatgtatataattattattagttaTCTGAAAGCTTCTAAACAGGATAATAACACCACCAATGCAAGCTACCATTAGGCCTActgactaaggggctgtgcaataattatgaaccggggggtaaaatttcccaccaaaatcgcttgccgtcgccccccccggcctgccaaaaatcgcttgcctcccccccCCTTGGCCCTCCAAAAAATCTTTgtctccccccccccaattttaccctccccggggctcataattattgcacagccggcCCCTTATCTAAACACTAGTAAACAGGATCATTTATATCAccaccatataggcctacaccaccAATGCAAGCTCATACTACTGACTAACATGACTACCACCATTCGGTTCCCAGTATGTTTTAATGTATCAGGAAAATGTAAGCccttttaaaagttcaagttcaAGGTCAGGAAATGTATTAGCTCTTAAATTCATTGATACGTGAACAGCATGGAGTCCGGTGCATGCCATCGTCTTTGACATCAACAGTTCAGATTACAGGTACATGAAGTTCACAGCCCGGGGAAGCTCTGGGATTTCATGCAGACATGGAATTTCATAAGATTAAatgcattcaccatgttcaccaatAGGTTACTTTAGTACATTAACTCTGCTGACATAAACTGACTACATGAATTCTACTACCGATTCAACGTACACGGATTTACAATTTTGAGGTAGGACTATATATTTTCAGTAAAAGTTTTAGTTTAACTATTATTAAACATGTAGGTCTacattattattatgcttgaaatGTTTTGATCACTAAGGTAAAAGAGAATCATCAACATTTATATTATTAGACCTAAAAATAATGATCGTGGATGCATGGTGGAtggcatatggaaaggtttggctacgaaacgattctcttataaaccatctatgcacagtttccacctcgattcacccaggcccgtacgcagggggtgcgggggtgcgaccgcacctccccaaatttgcaaaagtatacaaaaagtcccaaaatttaagaatttgcgagcgaagcgagcacaaaaaatcagtttttttacggtttattggtcaaaaattgtccaaatttgggggaaaagtccactttttacaaaatcgccccccctttggaaaaatgtccactttttcaaaatcagcacccccccaatcattggccaattctctttaaattgcaaatcttgtgcaaaaggttactattttcgcctgttttgtcagaCGGTTAACTATTTTGCTAAAtagtgcttacaaattgatatgtgtcCCCGGAAGTCGAACTGAGTTATATGATAGCTTATGATCCCCTGATGTGTTGGGGTTGTTTAAATGATATTGCAAATCTTTAGCATGCAAAAATGGGCCTTCTATTCGCCATTATTTATAGGTttaatcatttcaaatctttTATAAACACAGAATACCGGTATGGCAACAGCGGCTGCAGCACGCGTCGCCTTGGTAACTGGTTCTACCTCGGGAATTGGTCAGGGGATAGCACGGGCATTAGCATCCAAAGGCCACTCCATCATACTGACTGGGTTTGGAGACACAAAGGGGGTTGAGTTGTGCGAACATAACATCAAACGGTTggtacatgatgatgatgatgttgatgatggtggtggtggtggtggtgatgatgatgatgatgatgatgatgatgatgatgatgatgatgatgatgatgatgatgatgatgatgatgatgatgatgatgataatgatgatgataatgatgatgatgacgacgatgatgatgatggtggtggtgatgatgatggtgatgatgatgatgacgatgcctATACCTCGCGTGGCGGCGCCACATGGATGATGAGGAGGATTATGAATGATGATGtgacgaagatgaagatgatgatgaggatCTGCATTGataacgacgacgacgatgatgatgatgaggcggATGggaatgatgaggatgatgaagaagatgaggatgaagatgCTGATGACGATGGGGATGACGGTGATGATTAGGATGATGACGACTACGATAACAATTGAGATGGTAATCTGATCAAAATGATGCTGAGCTGAGTAGCAGGTGAAAGGATGGTAGGACTGCAAGACAGTAATCAAATTATCATGAACTTGTGAAGAACGATTTTGTTACACTCATCGTTCAATTTGACAATTAGTCCCATTTTAATTGATCTTTGTCCCATTGTTTTGTCTTGCAGAGATTTCCAAGTACCATGTTACCACATCCATGCAGATCTTGCTAATGAATATGAAATACGTAAAATGTGTTCAGAGATCATCAAGAAACATCCTCCAGGAATAGACATACTTGTCAACAATGCAGGTATGATTCTCCATGACTTAACGTCAGTGGTGGcgtcaggaattttttttcggggaggggtgacattgagggggcaaagtgaatttcggaggggggggcaaaatcaacaaattttgcgcaaaattgccgcaaaaagtgaacattttcgtaattttgcatttttactgGGGGGAAAGAGTTTTGACTGGGGAATTTCCAACCCATGCCCCCCcaatggcgccgccactgctttaGGTATACATTCGGTTTGAAACGAGGGATTCATATTTTAAACTGATAAAAAACTTCTCCTTAAacccataatgtgtgatttgctccacaacaATGCCCAGAATTTTTCTTGAATGTCTACTTTTTATACGTCTTTAATATCAATTATAAGTCCCAGATGCGTGAAGTTCCGCTCAataacgatcggcgagctaatacacgcattgaagATAATAAGcattggaatgaaatagcaattttctttgttttaccacaATGTTTGGCTCgtaattaaaaggggacatagtgtgatcagtgaaaaccaatattttgtggaaaacaaataagaatctattcaatatgaaaatcacacaatattgctttaatgatGTGCCTGAGATTTGATTTTGACGGTTCGTATGGGGTCATCGTTGGGATAAGAAGGAAATACCTATTGTTTCACACTTTTCTCTTAAATGACCACAATTATTCGCAGTTTTCACCAGTATGCAGATTCAtagatctcaaaaccatgctccTCTCTTGTATGTCTTTTGGTTTTTAAGTTTATCAGActattttatgaatttttcaagttttctttggatACCGTATTTGAGGTTTATCAAACGATTTCTTGTTATTTTATGGGTTTATGGTactgttttaaaacaattttatgttattgagtgtattaaattgctatttTGATTCCTTTTAGACTGTTTTGTGTTTGTTAGAAACTTTAGAAGCAATAATTCTGTCGGGTCTACGCATCCACACTGTGGAAGATGATAAGACATATTTAACCTGTTCAAGTCTCTCTTTATCATCTTAGGTTTTCAGCACATAGATGAAATAGACCGTTTTCCAGTGGAGATATGGAATACAATGGTTGCAGTCATGTTAACAGCACCATTCCTACTTACAAAATATCTACTTCCAGGGATGAGAAAAAAAGGTATGTTTCTATAGTGTCACGGTGTCCCTCTATTTGGCAGGGGTGTGCCGGCCACAGTGCCGGGGGGAGGGGCAACATTTAAAATCGTCCCACTGACCCGCTGTTAACACAACCTTACTGGGCAATTGTACACTATCGTACATTATGGTTGATAAAGTCTGGGTCACCTTAAATaggtagcactcattgatgaagtcatcttaggtagatatcacttaCAGATTaagtcatcttatgtagatagcactcacaaattaagtcatcttaggtagatagcactcacagattaagtcatcttatgtagatagtactgattgatgaattcatcttaggtagatatcactaattgatgaattcatcttaggtagatagcactcacagATTAAGTCATCTTAGATAGATAGCACTCACAGATTaagtcatcttatgtagatagcactgattgatgaattcatcttaggtagatatcactaattgatgaattcatcttaggtagatagcactcacagATTAAGTCATCTTAGATAGATAGCACTCACAgattaagtcatcttaggtag is a window from the Amphiura filiformis chromosome 12, Afil_fr2py, whole genome shotgun sequence genome containing:
- the LOC140166364 gene encoding D-beta-hydroxybutyrate dehydrogenase-like — translated: MATAAAARVALVTGSTSGIGQGIARALASKGHSIILTGFGDTKGVELCEHNIKRDFQVPCYHIHADLANEYEIRKMCSEIIKKHPPGIDILVNNAGFQHIDEIDRFPVEIWNTMVAVMLTAPFLLTKYLLPGMRKKGWGRIINVASTHATVASEKKAGYCSAKHGLIGLTKVTALDMARTGITCNSINPGWVETEMFRKQVKILSEELEVSEDEAKLRVLEKHPTKELTTAEQVGAAVNFLCSPAADNMTGTSLVLDGGWTAL